The window AATTCTCAAAGAGTTGCAGACACTGCAGCCTGCCGAACATGATGCCGGTGAAGTCTTCAGCGGCAAGAAGTCCAAGCGTACTGTGCGCGGCTTTGCATCGGCATCCTCATTCACCCCTGACCTTAACCCCGAGTACCTGTTCCACGATTCCAGCCGTGATGCCGTTGTCTGGTTCATGGATTCATCCGATCCGCTGTACGTCTTTGGCCCCGCAGGAAGTGGAAAGACAAGTCTCATCAAACAGCTTTCTGCCAAGCTCAATTACCCTGTGTTCGATATCACCGGTCATGGGCGATTGGAGTTCCCGGATATGGTCGGCCATCTGACTGTTGAAGATTCAAATATGACGTTTCAATACGGCCCCCTTGCGCTCGCCATGAAGTTCGGTGGGTTGTTCCTGCTGAATGAAATCGACCTGCTCGATCCGGCAACGGCAGCAGGGCTGAACGGTATTCTCGACGGGGACCCATTGTGCATTCCTGAGAACGGTGGCGAGGTCATCAAGCCCCATCAGTTGTTCCGGTTTGCGGCAACAGCCAATACTAACGGCGGGACGGACGAAACTGGTCTGTACCAAGGGACATTAAGGCAAAATCTAGCCTTCATGGACCGCTTCTGGCTCTGCGAGATCGGCTACCCCAGCCCCAAGGCTGAAAGGGAGTTGCTGCACCGCAAGGCTCCCGGTTTGCCGAAGGATATTCGCACGAAGATGGTCGAGTTTGCCAATGAGGTGCGCAAACTGTTCATGGGCGAAGCTGACGGAAACTTCCGCGACACCATTGAGGTGACGTTCTCGACTCGCACTCTTATTCGCTGGGCGGATCTGACCGTTCGATTTCAACCGCTAGCCCGACAGGGCATCCAACCCGTGACTTATGCGCTTGATCGCGCTCTTGCCTATCGCGCCACACCGGAAACCCGGACGGTGTTGCACGAGCTCGCGCAACGCATCTTCCCGCAACAGAAGGAGAATGAATCATGATAAATACGGATATAACCGTTCTCGACAACCTGATAGCCCTGAATCTCGATGTGAACATCTGGACGGCACGCAAAAAGCTGACGCCTGCGGACTTCGGTGGCGCTGAACTTCCGCCTGAAGAGCTTGCCTCGCTTGGTAGCAAGAAAATATGCGACCCCAAGGAACTGCGGATCTTCGGCACGCTCAAGGCCCGCGCCGTGAACCTGCTGGATCGGACCGGCGTTCGCTTTCTAGGCGGCTGGGGCATCCCGGAAGAAAAGGCCGATGAAATCGTGGCCGAGTTGACCACCATTCGGGCCGACTTCTTGAATGCAAAGGCACAATTCCTCAGCAGGTATGATGAAGCTGTCAAAGACTGGATTGTTCAACATCCCGGCTGGGAAAGCCTGATTGGAACCTCTTCAGTGAGCGCGGATTACGTTCGCAGCCGCATTGATTTCAAGTGGCAATTCTTCAAGCTTGTCCCTCCCACAGACAATGTGGTTGGGCATGGCCTGCAGCACGAAGTGAGTGAACTGGGCGACACCTTGTTTGACGAGGTTGCTAAGGCTGCCAGCGACACATGGAAACGTTGCTTTGAGGGCAAAGACAAGGTGACACACAAGGCGCTTTCCCCTCTTCGGTCCATCCATAACAAGCTCGCAGGGTTGACCTTTGTTGAGCCCCGTGTCGTTCCGGTGGTTGATCTGTTGGATACGGCCTTTAACCGGATGCCGAAGCGGGGTTATATTCAGGGCAGTGCGCTGGTCATGCTTCAGGGGGTTGTCTCGCTGCTTCGCGACCCCGCAACGCTCGTTGCGCATGGTCAGAAGATCCTGGATGGACAGGATACAGCCGACATCCTGTCTGGCCTAGTTGCAGAGACGATTTCGATTTTGCCGCAGGAAACTCCTACGGTCACAATAGAGTTCGTTCCTGAGTCGGTGCAGCATCAGATCGACAGTCATGGGTTGTGGTGATCGTCATGGAGAACAAGCTTCTTATGAAATCACTGCCCATGGTGGCTTCGGTTCTCGGGCGCAAGTACGGGGTGAAAGTCGTCATTGGCGGCAAAGGGGCATACACGGATGGGGGTACCATCCATCTGCCTTCGTTGCCATTGGAATGTAGTGATACACTCATCGGCCTTGCTCGCGGCTACATTGACCACGAAGCTGCCCACATTCGAGAAACACGCTTCGACTGGTTGCGTCTGGCTAACCTGACACCGCTGGAAATGCACGTGTGGAACATCTTCGAGGATTGGCGGGTCGAGCATCAGCTCGCTCGCCTGTTCCCTGGATGTCGTTCAAACTTCAACTGGTTGATTCAACATCTGTTCGGCAATGCCAATGAGCAGACAGCCGATCCGGCTATGGCTATCCTCAATTGGCTGCTCTTGTCGGTCCGAGCCTGGGATGTCCCGTCTCTGAACGGACAACGGGACGATGTCGGCAACTTCGTTGAATCCCATTATCCCGGCCTGGTCGGGCGGTTGAATCCTGTCCTGAAAAAGGTAAATGCCTACTGCGATTCCTCTCAGGATTGCATCCTCTATGCGCGGGAAGTCGTTTCGCTTCTAAAGGAGAAAGCGGCTTCTCAGTCCCCGCAAAATGGGGACTCGACAATGGGTAAACCAGGCAAAAGGGAAGTGTCTGATGAACTCCCTTCGGACGCCTTGAATCGGTTGATTCGCGCCGATGACATCGACCTGCCCGATGACCTTGGCGAAGCCCTGGCGGCAAGTCTGCGTAAGCAATCGCCCAAGGAGTTGGACGAATCGCTTCGCGTGGCGCAGCTCGGAAGCAAGACCACGAAGCCGATAAATCCAGAGGACGCTGCCGCCACAAAGCGGGCATCAATTGCCCTGCGGACGCAACTCCAGGGGTTGTTACAATCGTCGTTGCTGACACGAATCAAGGTCGGACGTCATGGCCGATTGGATGCACGACAACTTCACCGCCTGTCGGCGGCAGACGCTCGTGTTTTCAGGCGTGATGGTCACAAGGTCGGAATCAACACAGCCGTTCACATCCTGCTTGATTGCTCCGGCTCCATGCGACGACGTATCAAGCTCACCAGTCAAGTTTGCCATGCTGTCGCCACGGCCCTGGATGCCATCAACGGTATCAATGTCGGAGTGACCGCGTTTCCCGCAGGAACACCGACTGACGGCGGCAATGGGAATGATCGTGGTCCCACGATCTGCCCAATCTTGAAGCATGGTGAAAGACTGCATGACAACTTCGCCGTAAGCGCAACAGGCTGCACTCCTCTCGGCGAAGCCTTTTGGTGGGTACTGCAACAGATGCATACCCTTGCCGAGTCCAGAAAGATCATTCTGATCCTGACAGACGGCGATCCCGACTCCTTCAACATGGCTCTTGATGCTCTTGAAGAGGGGAGGCGATTCGGCGTCGAAGTATACGGCCTAGGCATCCTGTCTGAAGCTATCACCAAACTCCTTCCCAACCACAGTCGCATCATCAACGAGTTGTCCGAACTGGCTCCCGCCATGTTCGGCATGCTGCGTGGTGCGCTTCTCAATCAGAAATAATCACGAGGTACAATATGGATATCGAGATCCCCAAATGCCCGAACTGCGATAGTTCGGAGCATGTCGTATTGGTCAACACAAGCCAAAAGGTAGGCACAGTCGTCGGCGGCGTAGCCGGTGGAATGGCAGGTTATGCAGGAGCCTCCTCCGGGGCCGTGATGGGGGCAACGATAGGCTCTGTGGTCCCCGTCGTAGGAACAGGCCTTGGATTCTTAACGGGAGGCCTGGCTGGTGCGCTCGCAGGATTCTTCGCCGGTTCCGCAGTGGGCAATCAGGTTGGCGAACACATCGACCGGCATGTTATAGGTGAATACCGTTGCAATGAATGCGGGAAGGAGTTTGAAGCTTGAAAAATTGAGCCGCTGGCAAATGCTGGCGGCTCTCTTTGCTCACAGGCTAGATAATTGGCCTATCTTAGCATTTCATATGTGAACTCATAGTCTTAAGTTGTCCGCAACGAAGTTTAAGCATGAAGGATTCCTGGAGGCAGTATTTGAACCCCATTGAGAAATTGTTTGTTTTTTGAGCAGAAGGCTGTAAAGAATAGAAAAATTATAACCTTATTGATGGATATTCTTATGGCGTATGAAGAGTTTATTGAAGAGATCAAAAGAGACGCTGTATATAATGAAATATTGTCAAACCAGTATTTCATACGATTGAGAGGTGTTAAGCAACTTGGCTTTGCTTACCTTGATTGGAAGAAGGCAACACATACTCGCTATGCCCATAGTGTTGGCTCTGCAGAATTGGCTTACTGCATATCACGACTGATCGGACTCCCGATTCCAAAATGTAAAATATTGGCGTATTCAGCTGCGTTACATGAAGTTGGCACTCCTCCTTATTCCTATAGCATCACAAAAGAAATATGTGATGCAATGGATTTTGACAAAGTGAAGATGGCCGAGAAGGTAGTTAAAAAGCATTTTAGTTCAATATTGAAAGGGGAAACAGGGAAGGTTGTTGAAATCATTTCAAGAGAAAAAAAGAATGAAATCGACGACCAAATTGTTTTTGGCCTTGTCGGTGCCAATACACTTGATTTTTTGTCAAGAGATTCACAGAACACTATCCCGATATTTAGTAAGGATCTTTTGAAAACTATAGTTGGGCTTGTGGTTAAAGAGCATGATTCGTTAGTTCTGGAGAAAGGGTACAAAGACCTGTACTACATCATTCATGGTGCAAAGAAGCTTATGAATCATAATGTGTATTTTTCTCCCAAAAGAAGAATAGCAGATATGATGCTGTCGGAAGCTCTTAAGTACGTGCTGGAGAATAAGAGATCCAATTACATACTGGAAGCGTTTAATAGCACAGACCATTTTAAATCATTATCTGACAATTCATTGCTGTCTCTTCTGAGTAGTGCCGTTAAGGGAACTCAATATGAGTCGATGATGGCTTTGCTGTCTTCAGATAGTGTGTTTGAGTCGCTAAACATTCCAGTCCGGATACTTCGTGCTCATGAAGAAGTCATTGATAGTTCTGATTTTATTCATCTTGTAACGACATATATTCAGAAAGACCTTCAAGTTGATAAAAGCGATTTCATCGTCGATTCTCCACTCAATTTTGTTGTGAGATTTCATGGTGAAAAATACGAAGGCGAGGCTAAATTCAATCATACTTTGCCACCGGAGCTTTTATCTTTTGCAGATCTATTTTCAGAACCTGCGATTAATCGGAAGCGCAAAAAAGCTCTACGTACTAAAACAAAGTGGATGATTTATTACCACCCGAAGGTGCAAGAAACCATCAGCAAGCTGTATTCTAACGATGGATAATATTACCCAAATCAAGATCGGTAGAGTTAGTTATAAGAATCCGATTTTTATAGCGTCTACTCCGGCAGCAGATTCAACACAGAAAGCCCTTGAGGCTTTAGAGAATGGTGCAGGCGCGGTGATTCTAAAGACAATCCTTCCAACATCGTCGACAGCAGTGAGGAAGGGCTATTCATTCGCAAAACTCTCTCCTAATAAAAAGACATGGTTCAATACGGGGAGTACTGCGCACGAGATGGACAATACGCCTGCAAGTGTTGCTGCGTTGTTGGAAACAGTCCATTCAGCTTATCCTTCTGGTGATATCCCCATTATTCCGAGTATAGCTACGAAGTACACCACGAGCGCCTCTGAGATTGACTTTGAGAGTATAAAGAGTCTTGTCGAGCCTATAGCCTTGTTTTCAGGCAGCCATGGGGTGCCAATAAATATTGAGCTTAATTTAAGGTACATGATTCGTGTTCTAGAAAGGGGACTGTGCCACGAAGGCTATAAGAATATTGCAGATGAATATTTCAGTGTTGTTGAAGGGGGTATCACTGATACAATTATTAAGAATGTATGCAGTGCAGTAGTTTTTTTTGATAAGATTAATAGCGAGATGGGATGCCAACTCGGATTAATTCTAAAGTTTCCCTTCCGGACAGATCTCGGACAAATATGTTTAAAGACTTGTAGAGACCAAGAAATCGTTAAAGCTGTTTCGGTGGTTAATACCATCAAGTCCCCTGGAAAGCTTCAATGGGGAACTAGGGGAAAGACGAAACTCTTTCAAGTTTCTGGCTCAACTCTTACAGAAATTGCTCGATATTCAGTGTTTCAACTTAATAGGCTGCTTGACATCCCTGTAATAAGTAGTGGTGGCGTTGGTATGGAACTCCAGGACGACTTATTAAATTTTGAAGCAGCCGCTGAGAGTTCTTGGCTCCTTAAAGAGTTCAAAACATTATGTGAAATTGGGAAGCATGATGACGGCAAAAGCTATACAGCTGAAATTGAATCAAAATCTGATTGCTCCTTTCCGAAGATGAGGAGATTGATCTCTTGGTTGAATAAAATTGTAGATGGTGCAGACAGTGCGACAGCTGTAGACGCCTCTTTAAAGGCCATCAGAGAAAAGGGGATTCCTGACAATTCCCAATATTTAGACACAGTGACTGCGATCTTCGAGAAGTACACTGAGAAAGAAAATGCAAAGAATATGAGCTTTAAAAGTATTCTTGCCTTAGAAGATATTTTAGATCGAATTTACATTGGATCTACCGCTGTTCAAGTAGGGACTGCAATATTAGCGAGTCCTGGGTTCAGTGGTGTTAAAAGACTTTGCGACTTGCTTCAGGCATTTTTTGAGGGAGAAGTTTTTCGCGAAATAGTTTTCCAGGAAAGTATCGACAATCTTACATCAGAGAATAGGGACTTTGTGGTCGACAGAATAGTTGGTGGAGTAAATCTGAGTAATTATATCGGGTTGTATGCTAAGGAAAGGTATGCTGATAAGATAGAGCTGTCGCGGCCCTCTTATGAAATCGACAACGATTGCTGTGTCAGATGCAAAGATTGTATGAAAATTCCATACTGCAGTGGTGCTATAAGTTTAAATGGAAAAGATTTAGTAATTGATGCCCACAAGTGTGGCCGTTGTGGTGTGTGTTTTCAGACGTGCAAATATGGAGCGATCGTTGAGATGAGCGATCGGTAATTATGTCATCGACTTAAGAATACATGGCACCGGTTAATGGCAGGGTGTGCCGTTTGTGTACAAAGTTTGAAATTGAGATGCTATTTTACATTCGATTTTTTGAATTGAATAAGCTTCCCGCCCCTTTTTTTTGCTAATGCTCGTTCAAGCGAATCAACCGCAGCCCGTTTAGACTCATCCATCGCGTGCGTGTATCTCTGGAGCATGGCGAGTGTGGACCAACCGAAGTGG of the Pseudodesulfovibrio sp. zrk46 genome contains:
- a CDS encoding AAA family ATPase is translated as MSEILKELQTLQPAEHDAGEVFSGKKSKRTVRGFASASSFTPDLNPEYLFHDSSRDAVVWFMDSSDPLYVFGPAGSGKTSLIKQLSAKLNYPVFDITGHGRLEFPDMVGHLTVEDSNMTFQYGPLALAMKFGGLFLLNEIDLLDPATAAGLNGILDGDPLCIPENGGEVIKPHQLFRFAATANTNGGTDETGLYQGTLRQNLAFMDRFWLCEIGYPSPKAERELLHRKAPGLPKDIRTKMVEFANEVRKLFMGEADGNFRDTIEVTFSTRTLIRWADLTVRFQPLARQGIQPVTYALDRALAYRATPETRTVLHELAQRIFPQQKENES
- a CDS encoding DUF3150 domain-containing protein, which produces MINTDITVLDNLIALNLDVNIWTARKKLTPADFGGAELPPEELASLGSKKICDPKELRIFGTLKARAVNLLDRTGVRFLGGWGIPEEKADEIVAELTTIRADFLNAKAQFLSRYDEAVKDWIVQHPGWESLIGTSSVSADYVRSRIDFKWQFFKLVPPTDNVVGHGLQHEVSELGDTLFDEVAKAASDTWKRCFEGKDKVTHKALSPLRSIHNKLAGLTFVEPRVVPVVDLLDTAFNRMPKRGYIQGSALVMLQGVVSLLRDPATLVAHGQKILDGQDTADILSGLVAETISILPQETPTVTIEFVPESVQHQIDSHGLW